The following proteins come from a genomic window of Ailuropoda melanoleuca isolate Jingjing chromosome 2, ASM200744v2, whole genome shotgun sequence:
- the PTPRN gene encoding receptor-type tyrosine-protein phosphatase-like N isoform X3, with protein MTTGEVALRLQRSGCLFDRRLCSHLEVCIQDGLFGQCQVGAGQARPLLQVTSPVLQRLQSVLRQLMSQGLSWHDDLTQYVISQEMERIPRLHPPEPRPRDRSGLVPRRPGPAGELLLQGIPTGSTPATQHRLPQPPVGGGGAGVGSPLSPLQAELLPPLLEHLLLPPQAPHPALSYEPALLQPYLFHQFGSRDGSQGSEGSPGMVSVGPLPKAEPSTLFSRTASKGMFGAHSDHSYGDPPGPSPGQLFQESGLLYLAQELPVPSRARAPKLPEQGGSSRAKDSSEGYEEEGLEGRREKPPSPAEQPADVTLQRLAAVLAGYGVELRQLTPEQLSTLSTLLQLLPKGTARNLGGVGNVGADIKKTVEERVQGENMAEPPPPTPSLPGYPTASPTSSKAQEVLGSGSSKPPKAASHLDVPVLLEKKSPLGQSQPTVVRQPSAQPLAEEYGYIVTDQKPLSLAAGVKLLEILAEHVHVSSGSFINISVVGPALTFRIRHNEQNLSLADVTQQAGLVKSELEAQTGLQILQTGVGQREEAAAVLPRPARSTSPMRSVLLTLVALAGVAGLLVALAVALCVRQHARQRDKERLAALGPEGAHGDTTFEYQDLCRQHMATKSLFNRAEGPPEPSRVSSVSSQFSDAAQASPSSHSSTPSWCEEPAQANMDISTGHMILAYMEDHLRNRDRLAKEWQALCAYQAEPNTCATAQGEGNIKKNRHPDFLPYDHARIKLKVESSPSRSDYINASPIIEHDPRMPAYIATQGPLSHTIADFWQMVWESGCTVIVMLTPLVEDGVKQCDRYWPDEGSSLYHVYEVNLVSEHIWCEDFLVRSFYLKNVQTQETRTLTQFHFLSWPAEGTPASTRPLLDFRRKVNKCYRGRSCPIVVHCSDGAGRTGTYILIDMVLNRMAKGVKEIDIAATLEHVRDQRPGLVRSKDQFEFALTAVAEEVNAILKALPQ; from the exons ATGACCACGGGAGAAGTCGCGCTGAGGCTCCAAAGAAGTG GCTGTCTGTTTGACCGCAGACTCTGCTCTCACCTTGAAGTCTGTATTCAGG ATGGCTTGTTTGGACAGTGCCAGGTGGGAGCGGGGCAGGCCCGGCCCCTTTTGCAAGTCACCTCCCCAGTTCTTCAGCGCTTACAAAGTGTGCTCCGACAGCTCATGTCCCAAG GATTGTCCTGGCATGATGACCTCACCCAGTATGTGATCTCCCAGGAGATGGAACGCATCCCTAGGCTTCACCCCCCAGAACCCCGTCCAAGGGACAG ATCTGGCTTGGTGCCCAGGAGACCTGGTCCCGCTGGGGAGCTGCTTTTACAGGGCATCCCTACTGGCTCCACCCCTGCAACCCAGCACCGGCTTCCTCAACCTccagtgggtgggggtggagctggGGTGGGCTCTCCACTCTCCCCTCTGCAGGCTGAACTGCTGCCCCCTCTCTTGGAGCACCTGCTGCTACCCCCGCaggccccccaccctgctctgagTTATGAACCTGCCCTGCTGCAACCCTACCTGTTCCATCAG TTTGGCTCCCGCGATGGCTCCCAGGGCTCAGAGGGCTCACCAGGGATGGTCAGTGTCGGCCCCCTGCCCAAGGCCGAACCCTCTACCCTCTTCAGCAGAACTGCCTCCAAAGGCATGTTTGGGGCTCACTCTGACCACTCCTATGGGGACCCTCCAGGGCCTTCCCCTGGTCAGCTTTTCCAGGAGTCAGGGCTTCTCTACCTGGCCCAGGAGCTGCCAGTGCCCAGCAGGGCCAGGGCACCAAAGCTGCCAGAGCAAGGGGGCAGCAGCCGGGCAAAGGACTCCTCAGAGGGCTATGAGGAGGAAGGGCTAGAAGGTCGCAGGGAGAAACCCCCTTCTCCAGCAGAGCAGCCAG CAGACGTGACTCTGCAGAGACTGGCAGCGGTGCTGGCGGGCTATGGGGTAGAGCTGCGTCAGCTGACCCCTGAGCAGCTCTCCACCCTCTCAACCCTGCTGCAGCTACTGCCCAAGGGCACAGCACGAAATCTGG GAGGGGTTGGAAATGTTGGAGCTGACATCAAGAAA ACAGTGGAGGAGCGGGTGCAGGGTGAAAACATGGCGGAGCCTCCACCCCCCACGCCCTCCCTGCCTGGATACCCCACTGCCAGCCCCACGTCCAGTAAAGCCCAGGAGGTGCTGGGCTCTGGATCCTCCAAGCCCCCCAAAGCTGCTAGCCACCTTGATGTGCCTGTCCTGCTCGAGAAGAAAAGTCCACTGGGCCAGAGCCAGCCCACAGTGGTGAGGCAGCCATCAGCCCAGCCATTGGCAGAGGAGTATGGCTACATTGTCACGGACCAGAA gCCCCTGAGTCTGGCTGCAGGAGTGAAGCTGCTGGAGATCCTAGCTGAGCATGTGCACGTGTCCTCGGGCAGCTTCATCAACATCAG TGTGGTGGGACCGGCCCTCACCTTCCGCATCCGACACAATGAACAGAACCTGTCTTTGGCTGATGTGACCCAGCAAGCTG GGCTGGTGAAGTCGGAACTGGAAGCACAGACAGGGCTCCAGATCTTGCAGACAGGAGTGGGACAG agggaggaagcagcTGCAGTCCTTCCCCGACCAGCCCGCAGCACCTCTCCCATGCGCTCAGTGCTACTCACTCTGGTGGCCCTGGCAGGTGTGGCCGGGCTGCTGGTGGCTTTGGCAGTGGCTTTGTGTGTGCGGCAGCATGCACGGCAGCGGGACAAGGAGCGCCTGGCAGCCCTAGGGCCCGAGGGGGCCCATGGTGACACTACCTTTGAGTACCAG GACCTATGCCGCCAGCACATGGCCACAAAATCTCTGTTCAACCGGGCAGAGGGTCCGCCGGAGCCTTCTCGGGTGAGCAGCGTGTCCTCCCAGTTTAGTGACGcagcccaggccagccccagCTCCCACAGCAGCACACCGTCCTGGTGCGAGGAGCCTGCCCAGGCCAACATGGACATCTCCACGGGACACATGATTCTG GCGTACATGGAGGACCACCTGCGGAACCGGGACCGCTTGGCCAAGGAGTGGCAGGCCCTGTGTGCCTACCAGGCAGAGCCCAACACCTGTGCCACGGCCCAGGGGGAGGGCAACATCAAAAAGAACCGCCACCCTGACTTCCTGCCCT ATGATCACGCTCGCATCAAGCTGAAGGTGGAGAGCAGCCCTTCTCGGAGTGATTACATCAACGCCAGCCCCATT ATTGAGCACGACCCTCGGATGCCAGCCTACATAGCCACACAGGGCCCGCTGTCCCATACCATCGCAGACTTCTGGCAG ATGGTGTGGGAGAGTGGCTGCACCGTCATCGTCATGCTGACCCCGCTGGTGGAGGATGGTGTCAAGCAGTGTGACCGCTACTGGCCAGATGAGGGGTCCTCCCTCTACCACGTATATGAG GTGAACCTGGTGTCGGAGCACATCTGGTGCGAGGACTTCCTGGTGCGCAGCTTCTACCTGAAGAACGTGCAGACGCAGGAGACGCGCACGCTCACGCAGTTCCACTTCCTCAGCTGGCCGGCAGAGGGCACTCCGGCGTCCACCCGGCCGCTGCTGGACTTCCGCAG GAAAGTGAACAAGTGCTACCGGGGCCGCTCCTGCCCCATCGTTGTGCACTGCAG CGATGGCGCGGGGAGGACTGGCACTTACATCCTCATTGACATGGTACTGAACCGCATGGCAAAAG GAGTAAAGGAGATCGACATTGCTGCCACCCTGGAGCACGTCCGTGACCAGCGGCCTGGCCTCGTCCGCTCTAAG gacCAGTTTGAATTTGCTCTCACAGCCGTGGCAGAGGAGGTGAACGCCATCCTCAAGGCTCTGCCCCAGTGA
- the PTPRN gene encoding receptor-type tyrosine-protein phosphatase-like N isoform X5: MRRPRRPGGPGGSGGLRVLLCLLLLSSRPGGCSAISAHGCLFDRRLCSHLEVCIQDGLFGQCQVGAGQARPLLQVTSPVLQRLQSVLRQLMSQGLSWHDDLTQYVISQEMERIPRLHPPEPRPRDRSGLVPRRPGPAGELLLQGIPTGSTPATQHRLPQPPVGGGGAGVGSPLSPLQAELLPPLLEHLLLPPQAPHPALSYEPALLQPYLFHQFGSRDGSQGSEGSPGMVSVGPLPKAEPSTLFSRTASKDVTLQRLAAVLAGYGVELRQLTPEQLSTLSTLLQLLPKGTARNLGGVGNVGADIKKTVEERVQGENMAEPPPPTPSLPGYPTASPTSSKAQEVLGSGSSKPPKAASHLDVPVLLEKKSPLGQSQPTVVRQPSAQPLAEEYGYIVTDQKPLSLAAGVKLLEILAEHVHVSSGSFINISVVGPALTFRIRHNEQNLSLADVTQQAGLVKSELEAQTGLQILQTGVGQREEAAAVLPRPARSTSPMRSVLLTLVALAGVAGLLVALAVALCVRQHARQRDKERLAALGPEGAHGDTTFEYQDLCRQHMATKSLFNRAEGPPEPSRVSSVSSQFSDAAQASPSSHSSTPSWCEEPAQANMDISTGHMILAYMEDHLRNRDRLAKEWQALCAYQAEPNTCATAQGEGNIKKNRHPDFLPYDHARIKLKVESSPSRSDYINASPIIEHDPRMPAYIATQGPLSHTIADFWQMVWESGCTVIVMLTPLVEDGVKQCDRYWPDEGSSLYHVYEVNLVSEHIWCEDFLVRSFYLKNVQTQETRTLTQFHFLSWPAEGTPASTRPLLDFRRKVNKCYRGRSCPIVVHCSDGAGRTGTYILIDMVLNRMAKGVKEIDIAATLEHVRDQRPGLVRSKDQFEFALTAVAEEVNAILKALPQ; the protein is encoded by the exons ATGCGGCGCCCGCGGCGGCCTGGGGGTCCCGGGGGATCCGGGGGTCTCCGGGtgctcctctgcctcctgctgctgAGCAGCCGCCCGGGAGGCTGCAGCGCCATTAGTGCCCACG GCTGTCTGTTTGACCGCAGACTCTGCTCTCACCTTGAAGTCTGTATTCAGG ATGGCTTGTTTGGACAGTGCCAGGTGGGAGCGGGGCAGGCCCGGCCCCTTTTGCAAGTCACCTCCCCAGTTCTTCAGCGCTTACAAAGTGTGCTCCGACAGCTCATGTCCCAAG GATTGTCCTGGCATGATGACCTCACCCAGTATGTGATCTCCCAGGAGATGGAACGCATCCCTAGGCTTCACCCCCCAGAACCCCGTCCAAGGGACAG ATCTGGCTTGGTGCCCAGGAGACCTGGTCCCGCTGGGGAGCTGCTTTTACAGGGCATCCCTACTGGCTCCACCCCTGCAACCCAGCACCGGCTTCCTCAACCTccagtgggtgggggtggagctggGGTGGGCTCTCCACTCTCCCCTCTGCAGGCTGAACTGCTGCCCCCTCTCTTGGAGCACCTGCTGCTACCCCCGCaggccccccaccctgctctgagTTATGAACCTGCCCTGCTGCAACCCTACCTGTTCCATCAG TTTGGCTCCCGCGATGGCTCCCAGGGCTCAGAGGGCTCACCAGGGATGGTCAGTGTCGGCCCCCTGCCCAAGGCCGAACCCTCTACCCTCTTCAGCAGAACTGCCTCCAAAG ACGTGACTCTGCAGAGACTGGCAGCGGTGCTGGCGGGCTATGGGGTAGAGCTGCGTCAGCTGACCCCTGAGCAGCTCTCCACCCTCTCAACCCTGCTGCAGCTACTGCCCAAGGGCACAGCACGAAATCTGG GAGGGGTTGGAAATGTTGGAGCTGACATCAAGAAA ACAGTGGAGGAGCGGGTGCAGGGTGAAAACATGGCGGAGCCTCCACCCCCCACGCCCTCCCTGCCTGGATACCCCACTGCCAGCCCCACGTCCAGTAAAGCCCAGGAGGTGCTGGGCTCTGGATCCTCCAAGCCCCCCAAAGCTGCTAGCCACCTTGATGTGCCTGTCCTGCTCGAGAAGAAAAGTCCACTGGGCCAGAGCCAGCCCACAGTGGTGAGGCAGCCATCAGCCCAGCCATTGGCAGAGGAGTATGGCTACATTGTCACGGACCAGAA gCCCCTGAGTCTGGCTGCAGGAGTGAAGCTGCTGGAGATCCTAGCTGAGCATGTGCACGTGTCCTCGGGCAGCTTCATCAACATCAG TGTGGTGGGACCGGCCCTCACCTTCCGCATCCGACACAATGAACAGAACCTGTCTTTGGCTGATGTGACCCAGCAAGCTG GGCTGGTGAAGTCGGAACTGGAAGCACAGACAGGGCTCCAGATCTTGCAGACAGGAGTGGGACAG agggaggaagcagcTGCAGTCCTTCCCCGACCAGCCCGCAGCACCTCTCCCATGCGCTCAGTGCTACTCACTCTGGTGGCCCTGGCAGGTGTGGCCGGGCTGCTGGTGGCTTTGGCAGTGGCTTTGTGTGTGCGGCAGCATGCACGGCAGCGGGACAAGGAGCGCCTGGCAGCCCTAGGGCCCGAGGGGGCCCATGGTGACACTACCTTTGAGTACCAG GACCTATGCCGCCAGCACATGGCCACAAAATCTCTGTTCAACCGGGCAGAGGGTCCGCCGGAGCCTTCTCGGGTGAGCAGCGTGTCCTCCCAGTTTAGTGACGcagcccaggccagccccagCTCCCACAGCAGCACACCGTCCTGGTGCGAGGAGCCTGCCCAGGCCAACATGGACATCTCCACGGGACACATGATTCTG GCGTACATGGAGGACCACCTGCGGAACCGGGACCGCTTGGCCAAGGAGTGGCAGGCCCTGTGTGCCTACCAGGCAGAGCCCAACACCTGTGCCACGGCCCAGGGGGAGGGCAACATCAAAAAGAACCGCCACCCTGACTTCCTGCCCT ATGATCACGCTCGCATCAAGCTGAAGGTGGAGAGCAGCCCTTCTCGGAGTGATTACATCAACGCCAGCCCCATT ATTGAGCACGACCCTCGGATGCCAGCCTACATAGCCACACAGGGCCCGCTGTCCCATACCATCGCAGACTTCTGGCAG ATGGTGTGGGAGAGTGGCTGCACCGTCATCGTCATGCTGACCCCGCTGGTGGAGGATGGTGTCAAGCAGTGTGACCGCTACTGGCCAGATGAGGGGTCCTCCCTCTACCACGTATATGAG GTGAACCTGGTGTCGGAGCACATCTGGTGCGAGGACTTCCTGGTGCGCAGCTTCTACCTGAAGAACGTGCAGACGCAGGAGACGCGCACGCTCACGCAGTTCCACTTCCTCAGCTGGCCGGCAGAGGGCACTCCGGCGTCCACCCGGCCGCTGCTGGACTTCCGCAG GAAAGTGAACAAGTGCTACCGGGGCCGCTCCTGCCCCATCGTTGTGCACTGCAG CGATGGCGCGGGGAGGACTGGCACTTACATCCTCATTGACATGGTACTGAACCGCATGGCAAAAG GAGTAAAGGAGATCGACATTGCTGCCACCCTGGAGCACGTCCGTGACCAGCGGCCTGGCCTCGTCCGCTCTAAG gacCAGTTTGAATTTGCTCTCACAGCCGTGGCAGAGGAGGTGAACGCCATCCTCAAGGCTCTGCCCCAGTGA